TTCGAACTTATGTATAGTGATTCTATACTTAGAAAGTATAAATTTTCGAGGCCGTTTTCGGGGTTGATCGCATAATGGCAGCTTGTTGAAATCTTGCTGAAATTTCAAATGCAATACGTGAGGAGAATGAAAACGTGGGAAAACCGGCATGGTCGGATCGTATCAAATTTATGGCAGTACGTGTATTGCCGAAACATCTGTTGTCGCGCCTGGCGGGAACATTTGCCCGCAGTTCGTTCAGCCGTGTTTTTATCCCTTTGTATATCAAAGCGTTTCAGATCGATTTGACACAAATTGAAAAAAAGCCACATGAATATCAATCATTAACAGAATTTTTTACGCGGCGGTTGCTTCCGGATGTTCGACCGATCGATCCGCATGCACATTCGATCGTCAGTCCGGTTGACGGAACAGTTGCCCAGTTCGGCGTGATTCGCGATGGCAAATTGATTCAGGCGAAAGGCGTTACATATACGGTTGCTGAGTTATTGGCAGATGTGCAGAAACAGAATGTATATGAGGGCGGATGGTTTATCACCATATATTTAAGTCCGACAGATTATCATCGCATCCATATGCCTGTCGCGGGAACACCAAGCATGTACACATATGTTCCAGGTTCCTTGTATCCGGTAAATCCGCTGGGTGTGAAGTACGTTCCCGGTCTGTTTGCCAAAAACGAACGGATTATTACGTATTTTAAAGGTCCATATGGAGAATTTGCCCTTGTGAAAGTGGGTGCGACAATTGTCGGCAGCGTCGTCGTGGAGTACGGGAATGCCCGCACCAATGTAAAACGAGGCCAATTGATACACTGTGAATTGCCGTCTGCTGTGGAATATGGAAAAGGGCAGGAGTGTGGTCGGTTTGAATTTGGTTCGACTGTCATCCTTTTGTTTCCGCGAGGAGTTCTGGTGCCTGAACCAGGTTTGTTTTCCGGGCAAACCCTGCGGATGGGCCAGCGAATCGGGGAATTGGTGCGATGATTGTTTGCTGCGTTAGGCGGATGAAACAATGCGACAAGCTTTCGCGGACATATCCGCATACCGCAGCGGGCACATATAAAAGGACATTTAAAAGACATATAAAAACCCCTCGTCCGGGTACACGAGGGGCTTTTGCATTGGATGTAAAAAATGAGTTGTCACTCGTATGTATCACATCCGCTGCAAACTGGGAGAGGAGAAACCGGAGAGAGCTTATGGGGAACCTAAGTCATCTCCGCGGTTGAAAGTCAACATATTCTGCTGACATTTGACAGTATGGAACGCAAATAGTCAATTTATACATGCTTCTAAAATTATTCTGACTTCTGTGTTATTGTACTTCTTGTGCACATGCCAAGTTTTCTTTACACGATTTTGAAAAAAAAACCATAAGGAGATCGTATAAGTGCAACTAGGCATCTGCCTGCGCTGTCGCTTGGCACATGCCAAGTTTTCTTTACACGATTTTGAAAAAAAAACCATAAGGAGATCGTATAAGTGCAACTAGGCATCTGCCTGCGCTGTCGCTTGGCACATGCCAAGTTTTCTTTACACGATTTTGAAAAAAAACCATAAGGAGATCGTATAAGTGCAACTTGGCATCTGCCTGCGCTGTCGCTTGGCACATGCCAAGTTTTCTTTACACGATCGAATATGGTAGAGTTACAATTGTACAGTTTTTTTGGGGTGAACATGAGATGAGAGTCATTGCCGGAATTTGCAAGGGGCGGAGATTGGCGGCGGTGCCGGGGCAATCGACACGTCCGACGAGCGATAAAGTAAAAGAATCGATTTTTAATATGATCGGCCCGTTTTTCGAAGAGGGCCATGTTTTGGATGCATACGCAGGTACGGGGGCGCTGGCGATTGAGGCGCTGAGCCGTGGAATGGAAACAGCCACTTGTATCGATATCGAACCAAAGAGTTTGCATGTGATCAAAAAAAATTTAGCGGAATGCGGTTTTTTGACACAAGCGGAAGTGTATAGAAATGACGCGAAACGGGCGATTTCGATACTCGCCAAAAAAGACAAACGCTATGATTTGGTATTTTTGGACCCTCCCTATCGATATGATACGATCCCCGAATTGATTTCGCAGTTGCAGGAGCAGCGCCTTGTAAATGATCGCGCCAAAATTGTTGCGGAACACGATGCGGGCGTTCGGCTGCCTGACGAGATTGGTGAATTTGTGCAAATTCGGTACGTGGTCTATGGGGATACGGGTGTAACGATTTATCAAAAGAAGACGGAGGAATGAAAATGAGAGCAGCGATTTACCCTGGAAGTTTTGATCCGATCACACTGGGACATTTGGATATTATCAAACGATCTGCCCGCGTATTTGATCGGGTCATTGTGGCGATCATGGTGAATCCGCAGAAGAATCCTTTGTTTTCAGTGGAAGAACGCAAGACTCTTATTGCGCAATCTGTACAACACTTGGCAAATGTACAAATCGATAGTTTTCCAGGTTTGTTGGTGGACTATGTGAGACGAAATCATGTGGATGTGATTATAAAAGGGCTGCGTGCCGTATCCGACTTCGAAGCGGAATTGCAGATGGCCCTCATGAATCGAAAATTGTATGCAGGTGCAGAGACGTTTTTTATTCCAACAGATGCACAGTATTCGTATATATCATCAAGTCTCGTCAAAGAAATCGCCAGGCATGGGGGCGATGTGAAGGATTTGGTGCCGGATCCCGTCTGGCGGGAATTGCGGAACAAATACCGACACATGTCCTAAAAAAGCGATGTTTTACATATAAGTTATTGAACAGTCCGGTTTGTCGGGGGAGATGTCATGTGAAACAACCGAAGATTGTTTTGGCGCTGGGATCGGGCGGTGCACGGGGGTATGCACATATTGGTGTGCTGCAAGTGCTGGAAGAATTGGGCGTACCCATATACGGAATCGCAGGAGCGTCGATGGGGAGCGTTGTGGGGGCGTTTTATGCGTCCGGAATGGGATTGCGCTATATTGAATCATTGGCTTTGCACATGAAACGCAGACATTTGCTGGATTTTACCATGCCGAAAATGGGGTTTGTCACAGGCGGGAAAGTTACAGAAATGCTGCATTTGTTGACAAAAGGATTGAATTTCGAGGACCTGGTGGTAAAACTGGCGGTTGTGGCAACAGATCTGGAAAATGGGGAGCGTGTTGTTTTTCAGTCGGGGCCTGTGTATCAAGCGGTTCGCGCCAGTATTTCGATCCCGGGAATTTTTGTGCCGGCCCGAATTGACGGCCGCTTGTTTATCGATGGCGGTGTGATTGATCGGGTACCGATCCGTGTGGCGCGGGATATGGGTGCGGATATCGTCGTCGGCGTCGATGTAGGATTATATGACCAATTGCCACCGGTCAAATCCATTTTTGATGTCATCTTGCAGTCGATCGACATCATGGAGCGGGAAATTATAAAAATGCGGAGCCAGGAAGCGGATTTTCTCATCCGTCCAAACGTTGGACATATCAGCTCAACAGCATTTACCGATGTCGAAGAATGCATTGAATTGGGCAGACAAGCAATGCGCGATCAGGCAGACGCATTGCTGGAATGCATTCGGCAAGCGGAAGATGAGAGAGAGGAGTATCAGGAGATATGACCGGACCACAACCCCAATTTCGCCGGAAGCTCGGATTGCAGATCAGTGGGGTCTGTATTGCCATTTTGCTCATACTTGGCGCAGTCGTTCCCCTTCCGTATTTCGTCGAGTATCCGGGCAGCGCCGAATCGTTGCAGCCGATCATCACGGTGGAAGGCGGTCACAAGATCGAAAAGGGAACATTTATGTTGACAACGGTTTCGATGCTGCGTGCGAGCAATGTGTATTATTTTTTGTACGGATTGGCCCAGAGCAACAGCGAGGTCAAGAAAAAAAGTGAAGTCGATCCGGGGATGAGCGAGGCGGATTATCATTACACACAGCAATACATGATGGATTCGGCCAAGCAAAATGCGGTTGCGTCCGCGCTGAGCTATCTGGGAAAGCCGGTCACAGTCAGGTATCTGGGTGTGGAAGTGTTGTCGATTCTGCCTGATTCCCACGCGAAGTCTGTCTTGAAGACGGGTGATATCATCCAAAGCATCAACCATTATCCGATCCAGACGAGCGAACAGTTGCTGCAGGCGTTGAAAAACAAAAAACCAGGTGCGAAAGTGACGCTTACATTTGAGCGAAATCATACGGTGCAAGATGCGCAAGTCCAATTGATGAATTTGCAGAACCATCAAGAAAACGGCCCTGTGGCAGCGAATAAGGCAGGGTTGGGGATCACGCCGGGAACGGTTATCAAAACGGAGACGCCCTATCAAATTCAGATCAAGACAGGGAACATCGGCGGTCCGTCTGCCGGATTTATGTTTGCCGTCGAAATCGTCAATCAATTAGCCGATCGGGACTTGACCAAAGGGTATCGGATTGCCGGCACGGGAACGATCGATCCGAGCGGACATATCGGCCAGATCGGCGGAATCGAACATAAAATCGTCGCAGCGGATCGGGAGCATGCCGATATATTCTTCGTTCCGAAAGATATCCGAAAAACGGACACCAATGAGAAAAAAGCCATTGCCGAAGCAAAGGCTATTGGCACGAAAATGAAGATTGTTCCGGTGCGGACGTTGGCGGATGCGATTGAATATCTGAAACAGCTCCCCGAACATCCATGACAGGCGGCTGGAATTCACGCAGCAGGAAAGATTTGTCGTTCCAGAAGCTGCGGGCGTAGATGCGCGCAGCTTGCAGATCAAAGGCAAGCATTGGATCGGCGGTGCTGTCGAGATTTGTCAGGATCGGCAAACGGCTGATCTTCCGCGCTTGCTTTAGCATCTTTCTGCCGGTCTCATTAAATCCCAGAATCCGAATATAGGAAGGTCCTTGCTCGGCGCTTATTTCCCGCAATGATTGCTTGGTAAGGCCCAGCAGTACGGATGTCAGCGACCGTTGGATACGGGTCCAGGTATAACGCCTGGTTTTCGTGTATCGAATGAGCTCGGTGACGGTTGTGCATTGTCGGACAGCTTGTTTGATGCGTGCGGCAAGTCCTTCGTCGATGTGCACGTGCATGGCCAATTCCTGCGCGGACAAGGTTTCGAGTTTTGCAAACAGCGGGAGCGAAAAAGCTTCCCATGTCTGCAATTGTTTTCCGGATAGAATACAGTCCTGCAATATATGAAGGGTAGTTGCCGGAATAAATGGTTGAGCAGCCGAGAACGAATGATCGGATCGATGTTGCAAAATCATGTTTCGTATGGCTGTTGCGCTGGCGATGGACTCGTGATCCGCGTAGGGGTGGTGGTAATCCGCATGGATACGGGTTGTCGTATATGGCTTGATTGCGCTTTTAAGTTTTTGAATGGCCTGTAAATACGCAATTCCCAAGGCATTATTCGGCTTTTTCACCAAATCGTCCGTGACATCACCAAGCTGCAGCGACCCTAATGCTTCTGCCATTGCTTTTGGAAATGAGTGTCCCAATGCGTTATAATGTTCAAAAGCTGCGTGAAAGTGTGCCGATGGCTGCAAAAGTTCACGGCTGATATGCTGCAAAGGGTCAATGTCTCCCGCTTCCGAACCGAAGCAAAGGGAATCGACAATTCCCAGTGCATCGAGAGTAGCGATGGCTCCATATGCGAACTGTGTTGCATTCTGGTTGGCAAACACAAACGGCAGTTCAAGCACGAGGTCTACGCCGTTTTGCAATGCCATTTGCGTACGGCTCCATTTGTCGACGAGCGCCGGCTCGCCACGCTGCAGAAAATTTCCGCTCATCACAGCGACAATGCCGGCGGCACCGGTGATCGCCTTGGTTTGTTGCAGATGGTATGCATGGCCGTTATGCATGGGATTATATTCGACAACAATTCCGGCTATCCGCATGAATTCGCCTTCTCTCGTGTATACTATCGAAAATTTGCGCAAAAGAATCCCATATTTAAGGGGAAGGTTTCTTTATGCAGATTATAGCAATTGATACCATCATTGACAATTGAACAATCTATCTATATAATCAACAATGTTGTCTATGAGGTGATTCATATGATTTTGCGTTGGCGAGATGTGAGTGATCACACTGAGCCTGTTTGCCTTGAAGATTCCTTTGATTTGAGCCGGCTTGCTGAAGAGCATTCGCAGATTGCGCAAATCGATCCTGCACACGTTGCTGTGTGCGCATCGATCCATGATCAAATGTGTACGATTCAGGGACAGATGGATACCAGGATCACCTATTATTGCTCCCGTTGTTTGACTCCGACAGTACAACTGGTTGCCGTTGCGGTAGTGGAACGGTTTGTGCAAGATCCGGACAAAGTGGATGAAGATGACGACCAGGTTCATTTGGTGTCTGACGCCATCGAACTTGATCCATACTTAGAACAAGCAGCTGTTTTGGCGATTTCCTATCGGCCTTTGTGCAGTGATTCTTGCCAAGGATTATGTCCGGTTTGCGGCATCAATAAAAATGTCCAGACTTGTACATGTGATACACGCCGGGTTGATCCTCGATTGGCTGACTTGGCAAAGTTTTTTCAACAAGACGAATGATTTGTGAATCGTTTGTTATGTGAGTCTTGTGAATTGTAAGGAGGTGTTCTGACAATGGCAGTACCACAACATAGAACGTCTAAAACTCGTAAACGTATGCGTCGTTCTCATTGGAAATTGGAAGCTCCAGGCATCGTTCAGTGCCCACAGTGCCATGAGCCGAAATTGGCGCATCGCGTTTGCAAAAATTGCGGGCATTACAAAGGACGCTCCGTAATTGAAGCGTAAGCACTTTGCCATGAGCATTGATACGTTTACACAATAAAAAGGGAAGATTCCATCGATACCGATTGGTGAATCTTCCCTTTTGTTGTTTTTACACCATACATTTTTATAAAAGCGGGTTGTAGGATACACACAGATTCTATATACTGTCCATAGTACCAGGTTATAAAAATGAAATGAGATAACGGGTGCAAATCTATCTTCTGTTTTGGAAAGAGGGGTAGAGTGGCATATTCCAAAAAACAACGGCAGCAAATGTTGACAGACATTGTTCAAAATGAACCTTTTTTGACGGACGAAGAATTGGCGGAACGGTTTCAGGTCAGTGTACAGACGGTTCGGCTGGACCGTTTGGCATTAGGTATTCCAGAAGTGCGCGAACGAATCAAGGCTGTTGCAAAAATGCAGCGGGCGAATGTACGGACGTTAGATGCAACGGAAGTCATCGGAGAAATCATTGATCTGGAATTCAATACATATGGAATTTCGATTTTGGATGTTGGAACGGAACATGTGTTTGCAAAAACCAAAATGATGCGTGGTCATCATTTGTTTGCACAAGCGAATTCACTGGCAATCGCCCTTATGGATACAGATGTTGCGGTCACTGCAACTGCCGATGTTCGTTTCTTGCGTCCGGTTTTGCAAGGAGAGCGGCTCGTGTGCAAAGCAGTCGTAGAAAGCGGCAAACGGGATCGGATCCAAGTTCGCGTGATTACCAAAGCGGGCGATGATGTCGTGTTCGAAGGGACATTTCTTGTCGTACGCCTGCGCAAATGGGAGGAAGGTACGAATCATGAAGTTGGCAGTTGATGCGATGGGGGGCGACCGAGCCCCGCAAGTGATTGTAGAGGGAGCGTTATCGGCGGTCCAAACGTGGAAGGATCTTGAAATTGTCCTCGTCGGCGATGAACAAAGGATTCAGCCATTTTTGAAAGCAGGCCATTCACGCATACACATCAGACACACAAAAGAATGGATTACTGCCGAAGATGAACCGGTGAAGTCGATTCGTCGAAAAAAAGAAGCATCAATGGTCTTGTGTGGAGAAATGGTGAAAAACGGAGAAGCGGAAGCGTTGATTTCCGCCGGGAATACAGGTGCGCTTATGGCAACCGCCTTGTTGATCGTGGGCCGGATGGCAGGCATCGAACGTCCCGCATTAGCGTCGATCCTGCCGACGCTCGCAGGCAAAAGCGTGATGTTGCTCGACAGCGGCGCCAATATGGATGCATCTCCCCAACACCTGTTGGATTATGCGGAAATGGGCTATTTGTATATGAATCGCGTGCAGCACATTGACAAACCTCGTATAGGTCTGTTAAATGTTGGAACAGAAGCTGCGAAAGGAAACCAATTGACAAAGCAGGCATACCCGCTGCTCGAAGCTTCCGATCGCATCCGATTTGTGGGGAATATTGAAGCGAGGGATTTGGTTTCCGGCGAAGTGGATGTTGTGGTATGTGACGGCTTTATCGGAAATGTGGTGCTGAAGTTCTATGAAGGGATCGGTTCAGGGCTGCTGCGGGAATTGAAATCCACATTTCTGGCGAACTGGCGGACAAAATTGGGAGCGCTTTTGGTCAAGCAGGAATTTAAACGGATGCAAAAGAAATTTGATTATGCGGAATATGGCGGAGCGCCGATGCTTGGCATCGAAGGGATCTGCATCAAAGCGCACGGATCCTCCAATGCTCGTGCCATACATAATGCCATCGGTCAGGCATATGAATGTGTCAAGGGAAA
Above is a window of Fodinisporobacter ferrooxydans DNA encoding:
- the asd gene encoding archaetidylserine decarboxylase (Phosphatidylserine decarboxylase is synthesized as a single chain precursor. Generation of the pyruvoyl active site from a Ser is coupled to cleavage of a Gly-Ser bond between the larger (beta) and smaller (alpha chains). It is an integral membrane protein.): MGKPAWSDRIKFMAVRVLPKHLLSRLAGTFARSSFSRVFIPLYIKAFQIDLTQIEKKPHEYQSLTEFFTRRLLPDVRPIDPHAHSIVSPVDGTVAQFGVIRDGKLIQAKGVTYTVAELLADVQKQNVYEGGWFITIYLSPTDYHRIHMPVAGTPSMYTYVPGSLYPVNPLGVKYVPGLFAKNERIITYFKGPYGEFALVKVGATIVGSVVVEYGNARTNVKRGQLIHCELPSAVEYGKGQECGRFEFGSTVILLFPRGVLVPEPGLFSGQTLRMGQRIGELVR
- the rsmD gene encoding 16S rRNA (guanine(966)-N(2))-methyltransferase RsmD — translated: MRVIAGICKGRRLAAVPGQSTRPTSDKVKESIFNMIGPFFEEGHVLDAYAGTGALAIEALSRGMETATCIDIEPKSLHVIKKNLAECGFLTQAEVYRNDAKRAISILAKKDKRYDLVFLDPPYRYDTIPELISQLQEQRLVNDRAKIVAEHDAGVRLPDEIGEFVQIRYVVYGDTGVTIYQKKTEE
- the coaD gene encoding pantetheine-phosphate adenylyltransferase, which translates into the protein MRAAIYPGSFDPITLGHLDIIKRSARVFDRVIVAIMVNPQKNPLFSVEERKTLIAQSVQHLANVQIDSFPGLLVDYVRRNHVDVIIKGLRAVSDFEAELQMALMNRKLYAGAETFFIPTDAQYSYISSSLVKEIARHGGDVKDLVPDPVWRELRNKYRHMS
- a CDS encoding patatin-like phospholipase family protein — encoded protein: MKQPKIVLALGSGGARGYAHIGVLQVLEELGVPIYGIAGASMGSVVGAFYASGMGLRYIESLALHMKRRHLLDFTMPKMGFVTGGKVTEMLHLLTKGLNFEDLVVKLAVVATDLENGERVVFQSGPVYQAVRASISIPGIFVPARIDGRLFIDGGVIDRVPIRVARDMGADIVVGVDVGLYDQLPPVKSIFDVILQSIDIMEREIIKMRSQEADFLIRPNVGHISSTAFTDVEECIELGRQAMRDQADALLECIRQAEDEREEYQEI
- a CDS encoding SepM family pheromone-processing serine protease → MTGPQPQFRRKLGLQISGVCIAILLILGAVVPLPYFVEYPGSAESLQPIITVEGGHKIEKGTFMLTTVSMLRASNVYYFLYGLAQSNSEVKKKSEVDPGMSEADYHYTQQYMMDSAKQNAVASALSYLGKPVTVRYLGVEVLSILPDSHAKSVLKTGDIIQSINHYPIQTSEQLLQALKNKKPGAKVTLTFERNHTVQDAQVQLMNLQNHQENGPVAANKAGLGITPGTVIKTETPYQIQIKTGNIGGPSAGFMFAVEIVNQLADRDLTKGYRIAGTGTIDPSGHIGQIGGIEHKIVAADREHADIFFVPKDIRKTDTNEKKAIAEAKAIGTKMKIVPVRTLADAIEYLKQLPEHP
- a CDS encoding nucleotidyltransferase yields the protein MRIAGIVVEYNPMHNGHAYHLQQTKAITGAAGIVAVMSGNFLQRGEPALVDKWSRTQMALQNGVDLVLELPFVFANQNATQFAYGAIATLDALGIVDSLCFGSEAGDIDPLQHISRELLQPSAHFHAAFEHYNALGHSFPKAMAEALGSLQLGDVTDDLVKKPNNALGIAYLQAIQKLKSAIKPYTTTRIHADYHHPYADHESIASATAIRNMILQHRSDHSFSAAQPFIPATTLHILQDCILSGKQLQTWEAFSLPLFAKLETLSAQELAMHVHIDEGLAARIKQAVRQCTTVTELIRYTKTRRYTWTRIQRSLTSVLLGLTKQSLREISAEQGPSYIRILGFNETGRKMLKQARKISRLPILTNLDSTADPMLAFDLQAARIYARSFWNDKSFLLREFQPPVMDVRGAVSDIQSHPPTSAPEQSSFSCQ
- a CDS encoding YceD family protein, translating into MILRWRDVSDHTEPVCLEDSFDLSRLAEEHSQIAQIDPAHVAVCASIHDQMCTIQGQMDTRITYYCSRCLTPTVQLVAVAVVERFVQDPDKVDEDDDQVHLVSDAIELDPYLEQAAVLAISYRPLCSDSCQGLCPVCGINKNVQTCTCDTRRVDPRLADLAKFFQQDE
- the rpmF gene encoding 50S ribosomal protein L32; its protein translation is MAVPQHRTSKTRKRMRRSHWKLEAPGIVQCPQCHEPKLAHRVCKNCGHYKGRSVIEA
- the fapR gene encoding transcription factor FapR: MAYSKKQRQQMLTDIVQNEPFLTDEELAERFQVSVQTVRLDRLALGIPEVRERIKAVAKMQRANVRTLDATEVIGEIIDLEFNTYGISILDVGTEHVFAKTKMMRGHHLFAQANSLAIALMDTDVAVTATADVRFLRPVLQGERLVCKAVVESGKRDRIQVRVITKAGDDVVFEGTFLVVRLRKWEEGTNHEVGS
- the plsX gene encoding phosphate acyltransferase PlsX, whose translation is MKLAVDAMGGDRAPQVIVEGALSAVQTWKDLEIVLVGDEQRIQPFLKAGHSRIHIRHTKEWITAEDEPVKSIRRKKEASMVLCGEMVKNGEAEALISAGNTGALMATALLIVGRMAGIERPALASILPTLAGKSVMLLDSGANMDASPQHLLDYAEMGYLYMNRVQHIDKPRIGLLNVGTEAAKGNQLTKQAYPLLEASDRIRFVGNIEARDLVSGEVDVVVCDGFIGNVVLKFYEGIGSGLLRELKSTFLANWRTKLGALLVKQEFKRMQKKFDYAEYGGAPMLGIEGICIKAHGSSNARAIHNAIGQAYECVKGNVVETIRELKHMGDDEPK